The sequence below is a genomic window from Gossypium hirsutum isolate 1008001.06 chromosome A11, Gossypium_hirsutum_v2.1, whole genome shotgun sequence.
agattacagcggagcaatcgaagacactatcctactccctgaagttacagtggagcggattataaaggatcttatctctctgaggttacagcagagtagatcgcatcaagtcttatttccctgaagatgcagtggaatagactAAAACAACAAGTCATGTccccctaaagttgtagcggagcGAACAGTAGATAGCAATTCTTATCATGTCTAATCTTATTcctctaaagttgtagtggaatagatggaagcgaagtcacaaaccttgtctctctgaagttgcagtaaagcagTTGAAGTCACGAATCTTATCCCCTTGAAGTGAAGTGGGCAAGTTGAGGATATGAGTCCGATCTCCCGAAGTTGCAGTGAGCGGGTCAAAATGATGGACCTTACCCCTGAAGCTACAAtagagtggattgaagctacaagtttgTCTTTTGGAAGTTACAGTGAGTGGGTCGAcgcaacaagacacagtggactagAATAAAGTTACTTGAAAAGAAGCGTCAAGAGAAGTCAATACTCGGCAAAGATTGGacaaaaattggtctttcttagtctttgctctgttatcgttacacgacaacgagcaaagaggggcagctgtacaagcccaatttttgaCCCAGGGCCCAATAacaaattttaacctaaaaactaCCCAGGCCCAACTAGCCTAACCCAATCAGCCCAAACATAAACACCtagcagaaaccctagccccctgTTGTGCCGCACCTGCTCCTGGCCTCCTCACCTGCCCTCTGTTCACAGCCGTCACCACCCACTCCACTGCGCCACCTGCTCCAAGTCAATCACCATGCAACAAGGAAGCAAACACGCAACAgccaaagaaaagaaaggaaaaagaaaacaaaaaaataggaattaatatcggctataaaagccaagcaTATAACTCTCTTTGGCTCTTCCCTGGCAACTTTGtaacaaaacaaaaatagattcaaccgaaacaaaataaaaaggcaGATTCAAGGTCTCTTTCTCTTCAGTTtgaagttttttatttatttattttgctctcttttctcttcatatatatataaataaagataGTAAAAAAGgagttaaaacaaaaccttacCTGCGCTGCGCCGGAAGGGGAGGAAGGCGAAGGATTTCACCCCATTTTTCGAGTCTTCGGCTTCCGATTCAGGAGATTCAGCCCCGGATCTATGGCCTGGAGGCCATGGACTTCAAAAAAGACAAAAAGGTCCGATTTTGAACCTCCGGCCACCACACATGGTGGCTCTGCTGCGGAGACTCGTCGGAAATCCTAAGCCGGACCATGGCCGGACctgagagaaaaagagagagttttctctctgttttattaaaaaaaaaagatgaaactgtttttttagctttttagtatttatattaaacGTGAAACGCGCCGTTTAGCAAagggatccgcgcgtcgacccgacccgacccgaaggatccgcgtgtttttaatttttgggctattTACGCGCGCAGTCCCTCTGACTTGTggcgtgtttcaatttggtcctatttcgctatttctttgttttaattgaccacaaatttttatttctgtttcattttagtcccctgAAGCGCCGCGTTTTGAGattttggtctattttccattttggtccctctTCTTTCCGtgcgtgttacaatttagtcttttagtccttttttatttcgaatctaccagtattttttattttacttcgatttagtcctcttttagtacttttgctattattattattattatttattattatattttattattagtattgtATTATTGTGTTACTTTTATATCTCTAttcatatttacttatgtattttttatatatatgtcttattattatcatataagtgcttgtaatatttacatatatatttgtttaatatatatacgtatactcatatttctttttatatatatctatatacatatacatattttattttataagtatatatatttatatgtatgtatttatattttttgtatatcttaatttgcatagacatatacatacatattttcaatatattttaaacatatatatataaattaacgtatttatttgtatacgtatgtatattttcattatttttaaactttaattgtacatacatatttttatgcgctactttatatatgcatttcattattttcatattccataattttatacacctatatatatatatacatattttatatatatgcatatttttcttctttatattttaaaatatactttatatatatattgtaatttatgaatacacacatatttatttttgtctatacatatatatatatatccctttaCATTTTAAtgtattcactatttatttatttcattttcattattattttgaacgaatgtttaattatttgtttatatacattgttattttatatgattgtaggttgactttatttttttatattgttgctattgctcgtatcatttttacacttttgtattcattatgatttgtcatgtataacaatgtaatttgctttcacattttttactacgacttcatgtttttatttcactcgataataaaatttgtttaaaaaaatgatattttgtgtttagattcgagagatcgtaccctaacttactgggtttcgatttccataataaatctaaatacactaatcttttcaaactcaagttttgaaacgatctcgggaattaagaaaagatcgtgtcctaatttactgggcatgatccctttcctaaaccgagatataaaaatcttttaaataagtaaaatttttattCCGTATGGGAAttgagacattgtattctaacttactggatatgattctcttctcgaataatgtgaaatatgccattttctaaattttcacttttaatacaagatcgtatttttaattcttctaagttttcaatTTCCTTAAGACAtaataatcaactaaggtaccaattttggcgttatcgagggtgctaatccttcctcggcGTAACCGACTCCCCGAACCCGTTTCTAATTTCcgggaccaaacttgttgtttaataaaatcaaaccgtttattaaaaacaaccacttttcgaggtatCAATCAATCTATGATNNNNNNNNNNNNNNNNNNNNNNNNNNNNNNNNNNNNNNNNNNNNNNNNNNNNNNNNNNNNNNNNNNNNNNNNNNNNNNNNNNNNNNNNNNNNNNNNNNNNNNNNNNNNNNNNNNNNNNNNNNNNNNNNNNNNNNNNNNNNNNNNNNNNNNNNNNNNNNNNNNNNNNNNNNNNNNNNNNNNNNNNNNNNNNNNNNNNNNNNNNNNNNNNNNNNNNNNNNNNNNNNNNNNNNNNNNNNNNNNNNNNNNNNNNNNNNNNNNNNNNNNNNNNNNNNNNNNNNNNNNNNNNNNNNNNNNNNNNNNNNNNNNNNNNNNNNNNNNNNNNNNNNNNNNNNNNNNNNNNNNNNNNNNNNNNNNNNNNNNNNNNNNNNNNNNNNNNNNNNNNNNNNNNNNNNNNNNNNNNNNNNNNNNNNNNNNNNNNNNNNNNNNNNNNNNNNNNNNNNNNNNNNNNNNNNNNNNNNNNNNNNNNNNNNNNNNNNNNNNNNNNNNNNNNNNNNNNNNNNATTTTCGAGTCTTCGGCTCCGATTCAGGAGATTCAGCCCCGGATCTATGGCCTGGAGGCCATGGACTTCAAAAAGGACCAAAAGGTCCGATTTTGAACCTCCGGCCACCACACATGGTGGCTCTGCTGCGGAGACTCGTCGGAAATCCTAAGCCGGACCATGGCCGGACctgagagaaaaagagagagtttctctctttttattaaaaaagaagaagatgaaactgtttttttagcttttttagtatttatattaaacgtgaaacggcgccgttttagcaaaggggatccgcgcgtcgacccgacccgacccgaaggatccgcgtgtttttaatttttgggctattTACGCGCGCAGTCCCTCTGACTTGTggcgtgtttcaatttggtcctatttcgctatttctttgtttttaatttgaccacaaatttttatttctgtttcattttagtcccctgAAGCGCCGCATTTTGAGattttggtctattttccattttggtccctctTCTTTCCGtgcgtgttacaatttagtctttttagtccttttttatttcgaatctatccagtattttttattttacttcgatttagtcctcttttagtacttttgctattattattattattattattattattattattattagtattggtattattgttgttacttttatatctctattcatatttacttatgtatttttaatatatatatgtcttattattatcatataagtgcttatgtacatattttacatataatttgtttaatatatatacgtatactcatatttcttttttatatatatctatatacatatacatatttttatttttataagtatatatatttatatgtatgtatttatattttttgtatatcttaatttgcatagacatatacatacatattttcaatatattttaaacatatatatataaattaacgtatttatttgtatacgtatgtatattttcattattttaaactttaatttgtacatacatatttttatgcgctgactttatatatgcatttcattattttcatattccataattttatacacctatatatatatatatacatatttttatatatatgcatatttttcttctttatattttaaaatatactttatatatatattgtaatttatgaatacacacatattttatttttgtctatacatatatatatatatccctttacattttaattgtattcactatttatttatttcattttcattattatttgaacgaatgtttaatttatttgtttatatacattgttattttatatgattgtaggtttgacttttatttattttatattgttgctattgctcgtatcatttttacacttttgtattcattatgattttgtcatgtataacaatgtaatttgctttcacattttttactacgacttcatgtttttatttcactcgataataaaatttgtttaaaaaaatgatattttgtgtttagattcgagaggatcgtaccctaacttactgggtttcgatttccataataaatctaaatacactaatcttttcaaactcaagttttgaaacgatctcgggaattaagaaaagatcgtgtcctaatttactgggcatgatccctttcctaaacccgagataataaaatatcttttaaataagtaaaattctggcattcattcacgtattgggaatttgagacattgtattctaacttactggatatgattctctttctcgaataatgtgaaatatgcccattttcctaaaaattttcaacgttttaatacaaggatcgtattttttaaattcttctaagttttcaattttcgacattaagacattaagtaatcaactaaggtaccaattttgggcgtatcgagggtgctaatccttcctcgtgcgtaaccgactcccgaacccgttttctgaatttcgcggaccaaacttgttgttttaataaaatcaaaccgtttattaaaaacaaccacttttcgaggtgatccaatcacacctcataaaaaggattggtggcgactcccgtctcatttttcaaaacccaagttgaccccgtttttcaatcaaaaaaatggCGTCAACAGGACCCTCCAGCGAATGTATTGTTGTAGGTTTCGATGAGTCAAGTGACCCTAGGAAACCACTAAAACGAAGCATCCCTGTTGGTTGCACGATCACGGATGATTTCCAAGGCATACGCTTGAAATGGGCTTTATCTTCAATTGAAACAAAAAAGTACTACGTCCCTAATAAGAGATTCTTTAGCTTGACCTGTAAGAAAAGTGATAGAGAAAGGGTTGAGCAAAGATATTTCCCTTTCATCAACAAAACTGCACAAGCGATTCTGAGCAAGAGTGAgagcctcaacatttacacatacGATCAAGACTGTTCCATGTGGGAGCCCGCAGTTTTCAAGCACCCAGCAACATTTGATACCCTGGCAATGGAGCCCGACCTTAAGGAGTTCATAATGAAGGATCTTGACTCATTCGTGGAACGCAAGGAGTTTTTCGAGAATGTTGGCAGGGCCTGGAAACGAGGGTACCTTTTGTATGGTCCACCAGGGACAGGAAAATCATCACTGGTTGCTGCAATTGCAAATTACATGAGATATAATGTATATGATCTTCAGTTTCAAAGCGTAAGAAACGATTCTGATCTCAGACGCGTACTCACATCCACAACAAACCGCTCCATTCTGCTCATTGAAGACATAGATTGTAGCACGAAAGTCACACATGATCGAACCAAGGTCAAAGAAAAttgtgaagaagaagaaaatgatgaacTCAAACATCCCTATGGTACCGATCCTGGGGTAATTCATTTGTTTCTCTACTTATCTTGGTTTGGTTGAAGTTGAAACAAGTTTTTCAAGTCTCTAATCTAACATAATTTTGCAGGTAACACTGTCAGGTTTACTCAACTTCATTGATGGATTGTGGTCGAGCTGTGGGAATGAAAGAATCATAATCTTCACCACAAATCATAAAGAAAAGTTAGATCCGGCGCTGCTACGGCCAGGGCGAATGGACGTGCATATTTACATGGGATATTGTAGTCCAGCAGGATTCAGAAAACTTGCAGCTTCATATCTTGAAATCAAAGATGACAAACTGTTTGGCCGCATTGATGATATGATTAAAAGTGTGGAGGTTACTCCAGCTGAAGTGGCACAACAACTAATGATCAGTAATGAACCAAAAGTTGCACTCGAAAGTCTCATCGAATTTCTTAACACGAAGAAGAAGGATATAGAGGAAGCAGCAgttgaagagaaggaaaagagTAATAACGAAGAGCAAGAATCAGAAGAAAAGCAAATTGAAAGACAAAATTCAGAGTTTGTCGAGTCTGAAACAAGATGCATATATTTGACTTAGTTTAGCTAAGTTACGAAGTAATAAAAGCTTTTGTTTGTTTATACTTAATTACTTGTCAGTTCTTGAAAGGGATAAACAGCATGAAGAAGACTCAATCATTTGCATACGAATAGTGGTCAAATTCAAACCAACCGCAATTTTTAGCTAGTTAACTAAAAGTCCCCTGATAAGGTTAAATTTTGTTGTGGCATTTACAGTAACTTGACTGTATATCATCACAGCTTCATGGttgaatttcttttaaatcaggTGTCAAGTTTAGGATCTTGCTGATCAAAGATATTACACAACCAATCATCTCTACCGCTGCAATGATGAAAGAGGTAAACCCTGGAGAAAGTTATATGAAGGGGGCAGTATATCTTTTGCCGATGATAGAGATTGAATCAACTCATCTAATTGCCGTGCAAACATGCAAACTACATCTGCTACATTCCTGGTTATCCAATCTTCATGTACCCTGCAGAATTGGGAAAACAATTATAGTGCATTAAACAAAAATTGATATTGATAAGTTAAATACGAATGGGAAATAACATGAATGCAAAAATTAATACTCAAGGAAATTGATAACTTAGCTATCTCAACCATGGAAATGAATTAGATATTGAATAAGAGAGATTACAGCAATGAAACCAATGAATTCTTCCAGGTgtccaaatattttttttactgaaTCTTGCAAAAGCAGACAATCCAATTCTAACAGCAATTTCTGTTCTATCCTTCAAGCATGTGAGTTTTATAAGTGCCAAGTCAGGCATATTATTCTTTTATCACTATCATTCAAGAGTATCAATGTGCTTTGGCTTTGCGTTTCTTTCTTGTTTCAATTTCCTAGTTTACATATGTATGTGCCACTGAACTTGTTCAGTGAAGAATGAGAACCAAATTTTTGTCAATGACTGCAGGGCATAAGACCAAGAGCATCAAAAGTTTCCAAACATGAAACAACTAATCTATTAAGCAAGTCAGAAAATCAACGAGCTTATTGTTTTAGCTAACAGTCAATTGAGATCAATTGAGACTAACCTCGGCTGAGATGCAGGAGTTTCACCACAATCAGAAAAGATCACCTTGATAATAGGGAGTAAATCTAACTTCAGAATAGATTCAGCTGCACTAGTTGTGTCCAAACAATAACCAGAACAGCACCAAGAGTTTGGATTTAGCAGAACAATTTGCAACAATGGAGACTTGGTTTTAAAATCTCTAATCAAAGTTCGAAATGATAATTCATCTTTTGCATTCTCCACTAGCTGATTAGTGAACATTCTTTCCAAGCTATATTTTCTGTTCACAATGAGAAAACTTAAGGATGCAGTACGATCTACATCAATCAGAATAAAGTAACACTTCTAAAGCTATCTAATCACTAAAATGATTCATATGTAAGAAAAAAtccaaacaaaataatttatggTAATTGTGCTCAATTACCAAATGGGTTTCTGCTCACCTGAATAAGTCCCCTGATCCACCAGCAGATGAAGAAGTGGAAACGTAGCATTTAAAGAGTCGAACTCCACCATCAATGGGTGCAGCACCATTATAAAAAGGATAAGCTCCAAGAAGCGATAAACAGTTAGGGCATACAAATTCCATCCAATCAATATCCATCGAGAGATTGTAAGATTTAGCCATAAAAACATTTCCAAGAAAACCATTAAGAAACAGTTTCTGATTAGCCAAAAGCTGTGAAGTGTTTTGGTCCACTGGACAAGTTACGGGAACACTGTGTTGGCTACCTTCGTCAAAATGATTTTGTATATGATCTGCTGTATGAACACAACACCCTCGCGCTGATGTCTCAGTTTCAGAGAAATCTGATAGAGGTAATGCAGAAAAAAATTCATTACCACTGGCTTTCTCCTTAGTAACTAGCGCACTTGTACTAACACTATTATCCTTGAGATGAATAGAGCTCAACTTCTCGCATAAGTCATTTGTTCTCTCTTGAGAACTTAACATATCTTCACTCAAACCAGAGTCACTAGAAAAATCTGGTCGAGGCTGGTATTCATGAGTTCCATTATAAAGTTTAAATGCCACGAGGTCATCCTTGAAAAGAAGAATGGTCGTAAAGTTTAAAAGACACACACCCTTAGCACATCTATAGGAATTTGCAAATCTAGTCACCAGCTTCTCACTTATACCCCCGAATGAACAACAGCAACCTCCAAACCAATTATCAGCAACCTCT
It includes:
- the LOC107901191 gene encoding uncharacterized protein isoform X1, with amino-acid sequence MSNLENPRNWRFTWEAQSHSPNLRLFLFDSQAKPSVQCRNLEVQLNLSQSHLLVSWLKEGEKEEVSLRVPIPRVLIDSEAPVSFRALDDHIEVKLVLLLPVDHPIVSSFDLMLDSSENGYNDPSLDAAKPLVMDTDLKSLSSMEGVHFYCRKCSTRLTKSPLRNFVEMPSIDWREVADNWFGGCCCSFGGISEKLVTRFANSYRCAKGVCLLNFTTILLFKDDLVAFKLYNGTHEYQPRPDFSSDSGLSEDMLSSQERTNDLCEKLSSIHLKDNSVSTSALVTKEKASGNEFFSALPLSDFSETETSARGCCVHTADHIQNHFDEGSQHSVPVTCPVDQNTSQLLANQKLFLNGFLGNVFMAKSYNLSMDIDWMEFVCPNCLSLLGAYPFYNGAAPIDGGVRLFKCYVSTSSSAGGSGDLFSFLIVNRKYSLERMFTNQLVENAKDELSFRTLIRDFKTKSPLLQIVLLNPNSWCCSGYCLDTTSAAESILKLDLLPIIKVIFSDCGETPASQPRVHEDWITRNVADVVCMFARQLDELIQSLSSAKDILPPSYNFLQGLPLSSLQR
- the LOC121209826 gene encoding AAA-ATPase At1g43910; the protein is MASTGPSSECIVVGFDESSDPRKPLKRSIPVGCTITDDFQGIRLKWALSSIETKKYYVPNKRFFSLTCKKSDRERVEQRYFPFINKTAQAILSKSESLNIYTYDQDCSMWEPAVFKHPATFDTLAMEPDLKEFIMKDLDSFVERKEFFENVGRAWKRGYLLYGPPGTGKSSLVAAIANYMRYNVYDLQFQSVRNDSDLRRVLTSTTNRSILLIEDIDCSTKVTHDRTKVKENCEEEENDELKHPYGTDPGVTLSGLLNFIDGLWSSCGNERIIIFTTNHKEKLDPALLRPGRMDVHIYMGYCSPAGFRKLAASYLEIKDDKLFGRIDDMIKSVEVTPAEVAQQLMISNEPKVALESLIEFLNTKKKDIEEAAVEEKEKSNNEEQESEEKQIERQNSEFVESETRCIYLT
- the LOC107901191 gene encoding uncharacterized protein isoform X2 produces the protein MSNLENPRNWRFTWEAQSHSPNLRLFLFDSQAKPSVQCRNLEVQLNLSQSHLLVSWLKEGEKEEVSLRVPIPRVLIDSEAPVSFRALDDHIEVKLVLLLPVDHPIVSSFDLMLDSSENGYNDPSLDAAKPLVMDTDLKSLSSMEGVHFYCRKCSTRLTKSPLRNFVEMPSIDWREVADNWFGGCCCSFGGISEKLVTRFANSYRCAKGVCLLNFTTILLFKDDLVAFKLYNGTHEYQPRPDFSSDSGLSEDMLSSQERTNDLCEKLSSIHLKDNSVSTSALVTKEKASGNEFFSALPLSDFSETETSARGCCVHTADHIQNHFDEGSQHSVPVTCPVDQNTSQLLANQKLFLNGFLGNVFMAKSYNLSMDIDWMEFVCPNCLSLLGAYPFYNGAAPIDGGVRLFKCYVSTSSSAGGSGDLFRKYSLERMFTNQLVENAKDELSFRTLIRDFKTKSPLLQIVLLNPNSWCCSGYCLDTTSAAESILKLDLLPIIKVIFSDCGETPASQPRVHEDWITRNVADVVCMFARQLDELIQSLSSAKDILPPSYNFLQGLPLSSLQR